A genome region from Tursiops truncatus isolate mTurTru1 chromosome 15, mTurTru1.mat.Y, whole genome shotgun sequence includes the following:
- the WDR90 gene encoding WD repeat-containing protein 90 isoform X8 yields the protein MAGVWQQPFLNVFRHFKVDEWKRSSKEGDVAVVTDKTLKCTVYRVRGPVSAGNYIQLPKTSTQSLGLTGRYLYVLFRPLPAKHFVIHLDLCTEGSQVVRVSFSNFFKEFKSTATWLQFPFICETGTPRKGVGSPGARWTCLQLDLHDILLVYLNRRYSHLKSIRLCASLLVRNLYTSDLCFDPAVTVAEARCAKLPITPIPREMAFPVPKGESWHDHYVHIRFPSDSSKTPSEAVQKSCSPSEAARPVLRLLPHPADFSKPVQDSLALMVQKRGPTASRQAPSVPRPLPEVSVSCERSKVSSVGGPSGRSQEPLAWVETTDKHVASDSLHVSVHQTTVEPTAPEDASPQESPGRKQNQQEVALGKNRFQQRSFLPDPVLRLKGVIGFGGHSTKWALWTRDGAAVVYPCHAIIVVLCVNTREQRLFLGHTDKVSALALDGSGSLLASAQARPHSMLRLWDFQTGECLSLFQSPIHTVCSLSFSDSGEVLCGVGKDRHGRMTVVVWGTAQVGRGGEAVILTKVHSDVDIQAFEVAFFDETRMASCGRGSVRLWRLRGGGLRSCPVDLGEHHALEFTDLAFRQAQDGHILYVCSRSGHILEIDHQRMAVRCARRLLPTQTPGGPLPQKQTFSSGPGIAISSLSISQAKCAMGSEDGYLRLWPLDFSSVLLEAEHEGPISSVCVSPDGLRVLSTTSSGHLGFLDILSREYSVLVRSHAAPVLALATESSRGQLATVSQDHTVRIWDLATLQQLYDFASPEEAPCAVAFHPTQPTFFCGFSSGAVRSFSLETTEVLVEHRCHRGAITGLAASPDGSLLFSSCSRGSLAQYHSSAPQCRILRVTANVVCQEACPSPSALVVSGDSHLLAFVGPSKYTVTVMDTASLDELLRVDIRTLDLAGSCLDSAVAVCFGPAPPGHLLVSTSSNMVAVLDATSGRLVREPLTGPSRCGTTQHRLALAARCTSATQNLCGPWLSPPTSSSSLVWETPSFYGTFWRPLRSPLQEVSKALPGPPQPAKLAWVQDSWRTWCPGPMGFPGGRCPCHPRRPHPGWTSVPGPPRTMMVRAGVLGGPGGDVFLAPILTCFVAPGLGEGQGHGGALLPRLTVSPPSSGAFSMSDESRGPEGLRQASGPPVLVQKEAGRAGDGAWGAMGGPWDLGRPPNPRGWPSGLRTDLAAPGRQGMVTYRTNGEPKAPAGPGACSTGRARAQPPTRPDSYRHFTARYKASLLPKGLSFPAVGDERLHLKAVMGYNGNGRANLVWRPDTGFFAYTCGRLVVVEDLHSGVQQHWLGHPEEISTLALSHDAQVLASASGRSSTASRCQIRVWDVPGGSCRQLLSHHDTAVQALAFSPDDRLLVTLGDYGDRTLALWSMATYELVSSTCLPEPVYGMAFNPWDAGELACVGQGAITLWLLQQHGGDVSLQVHREPIPEEVGGWELTSLCYGTTPLLYCGSNAGQVCVWDMCASCCFLAWEADDGEIGVLLCSGARLVSGSNTRRLRLWAVGAVPELRRKGSGARSSSVFMERELTLDGAVVSAVFHESMDMGVVGTTAGTLWYVSWAEGTSTRLVSGHQSKVNEVVFSPSESHCATCSDDGSVRVWSVASMELLIQFQVLSQSCLCLSWSPPSCERPEQQWVAAGYSDGTLRLFSIPLIAMELKMHPHSAALTAIAFSADGQTILSGDRDGLVAVSRPRTGMTFRVLNDHRGAPICTIQSTRREYGDFGAEGVDLWLAASGDQQVSVWVSNWLQDRCELVDWLSFPAPALTEVPSCPPPSLAAFCPWDEALLVCAGLSVHHEVVFYSLCQKQVMKKIPLPFFAVSMSLSPGAHLMAIGFSAERVLRLVDCASGAVQDFAGHDDSVQLCRFAPSARLLFTAAHNEILVWEVTGH from the exons ATGGCCGGAG TGTGGCAGCAGCCGTTCCTCAACGTCTTCAGACACTTCAAGGTGGACGAGTGGAAGCGGTCCTCTAAAGAGGGCGACGTGGCCGTCGTGACG GACAAGACCCTCAAGTGCACGGTGTACCGCGTGCGGGGCCCTGTCTCTGCTGGCAATTACATCCAGCTCCCCAAAACCAGCACCCAGTCCCTGGGGCTGACCGGACGCTACCTGTACGTGCTCTTTCGGCCCCTGCCCGCCAAGCATTTTGTCATTCACCTGGACCTGTGTACCGAG GGCAGCCAGGTCGTCCGAGTGTCATTCTCCAACTTCTTCAAGGAGTTCAAGTCCACAGCCACATGGCTTCAGTTCCCTTTCATCTGTGAGACTGGGACACCCAGGAAAG GTGTGGGCTCTCCTGGTGCCCGCTGGACCTGCCTGCAGCTCGACCTGCACGACATTCTGCTGGTCTACCTGAACCGACGGTACAGTCACCTCAAGAGCATCAGGTTGTGTGCTAGCCTGCTGGTCAGGAACCTCTACACCAGCGACCTGTGCTTCGATCCCG CTGTCACTGTCGCTGAAGCCCGGTGTGCAAAACTGCCCATCACCCCCATACCTCGAGAAATGGCATTCCCGGTGCCGAAAGGGGAGAGCTGGCACGACCACTATGTCCACATCCG GTTTCCAAGCGACAGCTCAAAAACACCCTCCGAGGCAGTTCAGAAGAGCTGTTCCCCTTCTGAGGCAG CGAGGCCTGTGCTGCGGCTTCTTCCTCACCCAGCGGACTTCAGCAAGCCTGTTCAGGACAGCCTGGCCCTCATGGTCCAGAAGCGTGGCCCCACAGCC TCCCGCCAGGCCCCCTCTGTGCCCAGGCCCCTTCCAGAAGTCAGTGTGTCCTGTGAGCGCTCCAAGGTCTCTAGTGTGGGTGGCCCCAGTGGCCGTAGCCAGGAGCCCTTGGCCTGGGTGGAGACCACTGACAAGCACGTGGCCAGTGACAGCCTTCACGTGTCTGTGCATCAGACGACTGTGGAGCCCACGGCCCCAGAGGATGCATCCCCACAAGAG TCTCCTGGCAGAAAGCAGAACCAACAGGAGGTGGCTTTGGGCAAGAATCGTTTTCAACAAAGA AGCTTCCTCCCGGATCCAGTCTTGAGGCTCAAGGGGGTCATCGGCTTTGGGGGTCACAGCACCAAATGG GCCCTGTGGACCCGGGATGGGGCCGCCGTCGTGTACCCTTGCCATGCGATCATCGTCGTCCTGTGTGTCAACACCCGGGAGCAGCGTCTTTTCCTTGGCCACACAGACAAG GTCTCTGCCCTGGCGCTGGACGGGAGCGGTTCCCTGCTGGCCTCAGCCCAGGCACGGCCCCACAGCATGCTGCGTCTCTGGGACTTCCAGACCGGGGAGTGCCTGTCCCTCTTCCAAAGCCCAATCCACACCGTCTGCTCCCTCAG CTTCTCTGACAGTGGGGAGGTGCTTTGTGGTGTCGGCAAGGACCGCCACGGGCGGATG ACTGTGGTGGTGTGGGGCACGGCCCAGGTGGGGCGAGGCGGAGAGGCCGTCATCCTCACGAAGGTGCACAGCGACGTTGATATCCAGGCATTCGAGGTGGCCTTTTTCGATGAAACCAG GATGGCATCGTGCGGGCGGGGCAGCGTGCGGCTGTGGCGGCTGCGAGGTGGGGGGCTGCGCTCCTGCCCTGTGGACCTGGGGGAGCACCACGCACTGGAGTTCACTGACCTGGCCTTCAGGCAGGCCCAGGACGGCCATATACT CTACGTCTGCAGCCGCAGCGGCCACATCCTGGAGATTGACCACCAGCGCATGGCTGTGCGGTGCGCTCGCCGCCTCCTGCCTACACAGACCCCTGGTGGCCCCCTCCCACAGAAGCAGACCTTCAGTTCAG GCCCCGGCATCGCCATCAGCAGCCTCAGCATCTCCCAGGCCAAGTGTGCCATGGGCTCCGAGGACGGCTACCTGCGCCTCTGGCCCCTGGACTTCTCTTCTGTGCTCTTGGAGGCAG AGCATGAGGGCCCCATCAGCTCCGTCTGCGTCAGCCCTGACGGCCTACGTGTGCTGTCCACCACCTCCTCGGGCCACCTGGGTTTCCTGGACATCCTGTCCCGGGAGTACAGCGTGCTGGTGCGCTCCCACGCCGCCCCGGTGCTGGCCCTTGCCACTGAGAGCAGCCGGGGACAGCTGGCCACTGTGTCCCAGGACCACACTGTCCGCATCTGGGACCTAGCGACCCTGCAGCAG CTGTACGACTTCGCGTCTCCGGAGGAGGCCCCGTGTGCTGTTGCCTTCCACCCTACCCAGCCCACCTTCTTCTGTGGCTTTAGCAGCGGGGCCGTCCGTTCCTTCAGCCTGGAGACCACCGAGGTCCTAGTGGAGCACAG GTGTCACCGCGGAGCCATCACCGGCCTGGCCGCCAGCCCCGACGGCAGCCTCCTGTTCAGCTCCTGCTCTCGGGGCTCCCTGGCCCAGTACCATAGCAGCGCGCCCCAGTGCCGCATCCTTCGTGTGACAG CTAACGTGGTGTGCCAGGAGGCTTGCCCGAGCCCCAGTGCCCTGGTGGTCAGTGGGGACAGCCACCTGCTGGCCTTTGTGGGTCCCTCCAAGTACACAGTGACTGTCATGGACACAGCCTCACTGGATGAG CTGCTGAGGGTTGACATCAGGACTCTGGACCTGGCTGGCAGCTGCCTGGACTCAGCTGTGGCCGTCTGCTTTGGCCCTGCACCCCCTGGCCACTTGCTGGTGTCCACGTCCTCTAACATGGTTGCAGTGCTAGATGCCACGTCGGGCCGCTTGGTCCGAGAG CCGCTGACCGGGCCATCAAGGTGTGGGACTACTCAGCACAGGCTGGCCCTGGCTGCCAG GTGTACATCGGCCACTCAGAACCTGTGCGGGCCGTGGCTTTCACCCCCGACCAGCAGCAGCTCCTTAGTGTGGGAGACGCCATCTTTCTATGGGACGTTTTGGCGCCCTCTGAGAAGTCCCCTCCAGGAAG TGTCCAAGGCTCTCCCGGGGCCCCCACAACCTGCGAAGCTG GCCTGGGTACAAGACAGCTGGAGGACATGGTGTCCGGGGCCAATGGGCTTCCCCGGCGGCAGGTGCCCATGCCATCCCAGGCGTCCCCACCCTGGCTGGACATCTGTGCCAGGCCCCCCAAGGACCATGATGGTGAGGGCAGGGGTCCTAGGAGGGCCTGGAGGGGATGTGTTCCTGGCTCCCATCCTGACATGCTTTGTTGCtcctggcctgggggaggggcaagggcaTGGGGGTGCTCTGCTCCCTCGTCTCActgtctccccaccctcctcaggCGCTTTCTCCATGTCAGATGAGAGCCGTGGCCCTGAGGGTCTCCGCCAGGCCTCAGGCCCACCTGTGCTGGTGCAGAAGGAGGCTGGCAGGGCCGGTGATGGGGCCTGGGGGGCCATGGGGGGCCCCTGGGACCTTGGCAGGCCTCCCAACCCCCGTGGTTGGCCCA GTGGCCTAAGGACAGACCTGGCTGCCCCTGGCAGACAAGGGATGGTCACCTACAGGACAAATGGAGAGCCCAAGGCCCCTGCTGGGCCAG GTGCCTGCAGCACTGGAAGAGCCAGGGCCCAGCCCCCCACTCGCCCGGACTCCTATCGGCATTTCACAGCTCGCTACAAGGCCTCCCTGCTGCCCAAG GGCCTCTCCTTCCCTGCTGTTGGCGATGAGCGGCTGCACCTGAAGGCCGTCATGGGTTACAACGGGAACGGGCGCGCCAACCTGGTCTGGAGGCCAGACACAG GCTTCTTCGCCTACACGTGTGGTCgcctggtggtggtggaggacCTGCACTCTGGTGTCCAGCAGCACTGGCTTGGCCACCCTGAGGAGATCTCCACGCTGGCCCTCAGCCACGATGCCCAG GTGCTGGCCTCTGCCTCAGGCCGAAGCAGCACTGCCTCCCGCTGCCAGATCCGTGTCTGGGACGTGCCAGGGGGCTCCTGTCGGCAGCTCCTTTCTCACCACGACACTGCTGTTCAGGCCCTGGCTTTCTCACCAGACGACAGACTCCTCGTCACTCTGG GGGACTATGGCGACCGCACCCTGGCCCTGTGGAGCATGGCCACCTACGAGCTTGTGTCCTCCACGTGCCTCCCAGAGCCAGTATACGGCATGGCCTTCAACCCCTGGGACGCTGGCGAGCTCGCCTGCGTGGGCCAGGGTGCCATCACCCTGTGGCTTCTGCAGCAGCATGGGGGCGATGTCAGCCTCCAG GTCCACCGAGAGCCCATCCCtgaggaggtgggggggtgggagctGACCTCGCTCTGCTACGGGACCACACCCCTGCTCTACTGCGGCTCCAATGCTGGCCAGGTGTGTGTTTGGGACATGTGTGCCAGCTGCTGCTTCCTGGCCTGGGAGGCGGACGACGGTGAGATCG GAGTGCTGCTGTGCTCGGGCGCGCGTCTGGTCAGTGGCAGCAACACCAGGCGGCTGCGCCTATGGGCCGTGGGGGCCGTACCAGAGCTGAGGCGCAAGGGCTCCGGGGCCAG GTCTAGCTCTGTGTTTATGGAGCGTGAGCTGACCCTTGACGGGGCCGTCGTGAGTGCAGTCTTCCACGAAAGCATGGACATGGGTGTGGTGGGCACCACGGCGGGCACGCTCTGGTACGTCAGCTGGGCTGAGGGCACAAGCACCCGCCTCGTCAGCGGCCACCAGAGCAAG GTGAATGAGGTGGTCTTCAGCCCCAGCGAGTCCCACTGTGCCACGTGCAGTGACGATGGGAGCGTGAGGGTGTGGAGCGTGGCCAGCATGGAGCTGCTGATCCAGTTCCAGGTGCTCAGCCAG AGCTGCCTCTGCCTGTCTTGGAGCCCCCCATCCTGCGAACGCCCAGAGCAGCAGTGGGTGGCAGCGGGCTACAGTGACGGCACGCTGCGGCTCTTCAGCATCCCCCTCATAGCGATGGAGCTCAAGATGCATCCCCACTCGGCTGCACTGACGGCCATCGCCTTCTCTGCTGATG GTCAGACCATCCTCTCCGGAGACAGGGATGGGCTCGTGGCTGTGAGTCGCCCTCGCACGGGGATGACCTTCCGTGTGCTGAATGACCATCGGGGAGCCCCGATCTGCACCATCCAGAGCACGAGAAGAGAG TATGGAGATTTCGGGGCAGAGGGTGTGGACCTGTGGCTGGCTGCCAGCGGGGACCAGCAGGTCAGCGTTTGGGTCTCCAACTGGCTGCAGGACCGCTGTGAGCTCGTGGACTGGCTGAGCTTCCCAGCGCCCGCCCTCACGGAG GTTCCCAGCTGCCCGCCACCCTCCCTCGCCGCCTTCTGCCCCTGGGATGAGGCGCTGCTGGTGTGTGCGGGCCTCAGCGTGCACCATGAGGTCGTCTTCTACAGCCTCTGCCAGAAGCAG GTGATGAAGAAGATCCCACTGCCTTTCTTTGCTGTGTCCATGAGCCTGTCCCCTGGGGCCCACCTTATGGCCATTGGCTTCTCTG CAGAGCGTGTGCTGAGGCTGGTGGACTGTGCGTCGGGGGCCGTGCAGGACTTTGCTGGCCATGATGACTCGGTGCAGCTGTGCAGGTTTGCCCCATCTGCTCGGCTGCTCTTCACGGCGGCCCACAATGAGATACTGGTGTGGGAAGTCACAGGCCACTGA